The genome window ATGCATCCCTCTTTGGTTGATATCCACGGCATTCAAAGCGTGCGGCGATTGCGTGTGGTACATTTTGTATTCTTTCGAGAAGAGAAGGGGGGTCATTTTCCTTTGCAGATACATATGAAAAAATTGGTTCATCTCGATATGTATCACGGTCTACTGCAAACATAGAAAACATGGCTTGGTTTGCTCGCAGTAACGTTCCATCATACCGAAGAATAATAATTGCATCACCCACAGTATTGAAGAGTTCTGTGAGGTTTTTCTCTGAGTTGCGAATTTCTTCTTTTGCTTGTTCCAGCTCCGCAATTTTTTTCTTAAGTTCAGGATAGTAACTCTTCCGATTTGATCGCTCACCAAATCCGATTATTCCCTGACGCATGGTATTCCAGTTATGACGTGACGCCATGCTTACAGAGCCTCCCGATAGAGTGTTTCAAGATCTCCCCGTGTGGGGGGACGAGGGTTGGTGGCATTACACGGATCAAGCATGGCCTTTTCTGCTAAACGTGGTATATCATCGAGGGTTACTCCACGTGCAGAAAGCCCACCCTTGATACCGCAGGCCACTTGAAGAGATTCTATAGAAGAAATTATTTTTTTTCGTGATTCTTCTTGGGAAAGACCCTCAAGGGAAAGCCCCATGGCGTCACCAATGCGGATACACTTTTCTGGTACCGTGGCAAAATTATAAGAAATGACATGGGGGACAAGAATTGCGTTGCACTCACCGTGAGGAAGATCAAGAAATCCACCAAGGCTGTGTGCCATGGCATGCACGCTGCCTAAGCTCGCATTGGAAAAGGCTAACCCTGCTTGAAAACTTGCAAGCATTACCGTATACTGGTGGGCAGTTTGTGCAACATCATTCACAAAATGAGCAAGGCTACTCGTAATGAGTTGTATTGCGTGGAGAGCATGAACATCTGTGATTGGAGAGCTCGCATTAGATACATAGGCTTCAATGGCATGTACGAGAGCATCGATTCCCGTGCATGCGGCCAAATATGGTGGCATGGTTTGTAAGGTGGTTGGGTCAATAAGGGCAACATCAGGAACAACGGTCTTGCTGATAATGGCTATTTTTACGTTTTCTGAAATATCATTAATAATGGCAAATTGGGATACATCTGCGGAGGTACCCCCCGTTGTGGGAATACAAATAAGTGGCGGCATTGGAATGGGCACCTGGTCTACTCCGGCATACTCGATAATAGACCCTCCATTTGAAACGATAATGCCAATTCCTTTTGCACAATCCAAGACTGAACCCCCTCCTACTGCAACAATGAGATCACAGTGATGATCTGTATATACGTGCGCTCCGGCCATCACTTCCATATCTCGAGGGTTGGCAGATATGCTATCAAAAAGAACAACTTCCATGCCAGCTTGTTCCAAAAGGTCTTGTATTTCTTGGCACCACCCCGCGTTACACACTCCTGGATCGCTTACTAAAAGGGTGCGTGTTCCGCCGTAGTTGAGGGCGTATTGGGTCACTAAGAGCCGAGAGTTCTTCCCAAAGATACACTCGGGGGCTACAAATTTTCGTAATTCCTGTTGTATCGACATGATAAATCCCGGGTATTTATGGA of Chitinivibrio alkaliphilus ACht1 contains these proteins:
- the ercA gene encoding alcohol dehydrogenase-like regulatory protein ErcA → MSIQQELRKFVAPECIFGKNSRLLVTQYALNYGGTRTLLVSDPGVCNAGWCQEIQDLLEQAGMEVVLFDSISANPRDMEVMAGAHVYTDHHCDLIVAVGGGSVLDCAKGIGIIVSNGGSIIEYAGVDQVPIPMPPLICIPTTGGTSADVSQFAIINDISENVKIAIISKTVVPDVALIDPTTLQTMPPYLAACTGIDALVHAIEAYVSNASSPITDVHALHAIQLITSSLAHFVNDVAQTAHQYTVMLASFQAGLAFSNASLGSVHAMAHSLGGFLDLPHGECNAILVPHVISYNFATVPEKCIRIGDAMGLSLEGLSQEESRKKIISSIESLQVACGIKGGLSARGVTLDDIPRLAEKAMLDPCNATNPRPPTRGDLETLYREAL